A region from the Aegilops tauschii subsp. strangulata cultivar AL8/78 chromosome 5, Aet v6.0, whole genome shotgun sequence genome encodes:
- the LOC109787095 gene encoding auxin-responsive protein IAA30, translating to MAADLGFDATELRLGLPGGGEGEARSSSGKRGFAETIDLKLKLEPAGEEAPAEEDRADVAVVAAAAAENQEETATDAGGGKMKRSPSQSSVVTSAALPDPAEKPRAPKAQVVGWPPVRSFRKNILAEKSSPAAAAAFVKVSMDGAPYLRKVDLNMYKTYQDLSKALEKMFSSFTIGNCGTPGMNAMNESKLMDLLNGSEYVPTYEDKDGDWMLVGDVPWEMFVESCKRLRIMKGSEAIGLAPRAMEKCKNRS from the exons ATGGCAGCGGACCTGGGCTTCGACGCGACCGAGCTCCGGCTCGGCctgcccggcggcggcgagggggaggCGAGGAGCTCCTCCGGCAAGAGGGGCTTCGCCGAGACCatcgacctgaagctgaagctggagccGGCCGGCGAGGAGGCGCCGGCCGAGGAGGATCGGGCCGACGTGGCCGTGGTCGCCGCCGCGGCGGCAGAGAACCAGGAGGAGACGGCGACGGACGCCGGCGGGGGGAAGATGAAGAGGTCGCCGAGCCAGAGCAGCGTCGTCACCTCCGCCGCGCTGCCCGACCCCGCCGAGAAGCCGCGCGCGCCCAA GGCGCAGGTGGTGGGGTGGCCTCCGGTCCGGTCGTTCCGGAAGAACATCCTGGCGGAGAAgtcgtcgccggcggcggcggcggcgttcgtCAAGGTGAGCATGGACGGCGCGCCCTACCTGCGCAAGGTGGACCTCAACATGTACAAGACCTACCAGGACCTCTCCAAGGCCCTCGAGAAGATGTTCAGCTCCTTCACCATCG GAAACTGTGGAACTCCAGGGATGAACGCCATGAACGAAAGCAAGCTGATGGATCTGCTCAATGGATCCGAGTATGTTCCGACGTACGAGGACAAGGACGGCGACTGGATGCTCGTCGGCGACGTCCCGTGGGA GATGTTCGTCGAGTCATGCAAGCGCCTTCGGATAATGAAGGGATCAGAAGCTATTGGCCTTG CACCAAGGGCGATGGAGAAATGCAAGAACAGGAGCTGA